In Halosegnis marinus, one genomic interval encodes:
- a CDS encoding DMT family transporter produces MRVRDYPLAAPLLAAAIWGGMYVVSKWGFSAVPPLALVFLRAALGAVVLLPVVRATKPARDFSRRDVRGFAALAVLLAVSLSAQFVGTDATTAAQGSLVTVLTPVFTVALGVAVLGEGFGPRKATGTGLALVGTALVLAGQYGPGELAGGAVVGPALLVVAAATFAGYTAFGKRLIREYSALEAATYATALAVPLFGAGALAEYLLWDASVARVTWTPALLAAVGYLGVVSTAAAWYLWYKGMERADASATAVAFFAQPVVGVALGAALLDESVGPAFLAGGAVMAGGVYLVSTAD; encoded by the coding sequence ATGCGCGTCCGCGACTACCCGCTCGCCGCGCCGCTGCTCGCCGCCGCCATCTGGGGCGGGATGTACGTCGTCTCGAAGTGGGGTTTTTCGGCGGTGCCGCCGCTCGCGCTCGTCTTCCTCCGGGCGGCGCTGGGCGCGGTGGTCCTGCTCCCGGTCGTCCGCGCGACCAAGCCGGCCCGCGACTTCTCGCGGCGTGACGTCCGCGGGTTCGCCGCCCTCGCCGTCCTCCTCGCCGTCTCGCTGTCGGCGCAGTTCGTCGGCACCGACGCCACGACGGCGGCACAGGGCTCGCTCGTCACCGTCCTCACGCCCGTGTTCACCGTCGCGCTCGGCGTCGCCGTCCTCGGCGAGGGGTTCGGCCCCCGGAAGGCCACGGGGACGGGCCTCGCGCTCGTCGGGACGGCGCTCGTCCTCGCCGGGCAGTACGGGCCGGGCGAACTCGCGGGCGGGGCCGTCGTCGGGCCCGCCCTGCTCGTCGTCGCGGCCGCGACGTTCGCCGGATACACGGCGTTCGGCAAGCGGCTGATACGCGAGTACTCGGCGCTGGAGGCCGCGACGTACGCCACGGCGCTCGCGGTGCCGCTGTTCGGCGCGGGCGCGCTCGCGGAGTACCTCCTGTGGGACGCCTCGGTCGCGCGGGTGACGTGGACGCCCGCGCTGCTCGCGGCCGTCGGCTACCTCGGCGTCGTCTCCACGGCCGCGGCGTGGTACCTCTGGTACAAGGGGATGGAGCGGGCCGACGCCTCCGCGACGGCGGTCGCCTTCTTCGCCCAGCCGGTGGTGGGGGTCGCGCTCGGGGCCGCGCTCCTGGACGAGTCGGTCGGCCCGGCGTTCCTCGCGGGCGGAGCGGTGATGGCCGGCGGCGTCTACCTCGTCTCGACCGCCGACTGA
- the pyrF gene encoding orotidine-5'-phosphate decarboxylase: MTFFEDLAARIDATDSVVSVGLDPDLDRLPDFLDADLPRWAFNRRVIDATHEHAACYKPNAAFYEDPDGWRALRETVAYAHGKGVPVLLDAKRGDIGNTARQYAKVLDDVDAITVNPYLGEDALRPFLDREGAGVFVLARTSNPGARDFQNLTVGNDKTLYEYVAQRAAEWDDGNVGLVVGATAPEELEEVRELVPDLPFLVPGVGAQGGDAEAAVEHGLADGIGLVNSSRGILFAGEGADEEGAYFRAAGDAAKRLKTRLNEYR, encoded by the coding sequence ATGACGTTCTTCGAGGACCTCGCGGCCCGCATCGACGCGACCGACAGCGTCGTCTCGGTGGGGCTCGACCCCGACCTCGACCGCCTGCCGGACTTCCTCGACGCCGACCTGCCGCGGTGGGCGTTCAACCGTCGCGTCATCGACGCGACCCACGAGCACGCGGCCTGTTACAAGCCGAACGCGGCGTTCTACGAGGACCCGGACGGCTGGCGCGCGCTCCGCGAGACGGTCGCGTACGCCCACGGCAAGGGCGTCCCCGTCCTGCTCGACGCGAAACGGGGGGACATCGGCAACACCGCGCGCCAGTACGCGAAGGTGCTGGACGACGTGGACGCCATCACCGTCAATCCCTATCTGGGCGAGGACGCGCTCCGCCCGTTCCTCGACCGCGAGGGCGCGGGCGTGTTCGTCCTCGCGCGCACCTCGAACCCCGGCGCGCGCGACTTCCAGAACCTCACGGTGGGCAACGACAAGACGCTCTACGAGTACGTCGCCCAGCGCGCCGCCGAGTGGGACGACGGCAACGTCGGCCTCGTCGTCGGCGCGACCGCGCCCGAGGAACTCGAGGAGGTGCGCGAGCTGGTGCCCGACCTCCCCTTCCTCGTCCCCGGCGTCGGCGCGCAGGGCGGCGACGCGGAGGCGGCCGTCGAGCACGGGTTGGCGGACGGCATCGGCCTCGTGAACTCCTCGCGCGGCATCCTCTTCGCCGGCGAGGGCGCCGACGAGGAGGGCGCCTACTTCCGCGCGGCCGGCGACGCCGCGAAGCGACTGAAGACGCGGCTGAACGAGTACCGTTAG
- a CDS encoding HAD hydrolase family protein gives MRPLAVDIDGTLTRPKPDRGIDPRVFDALRAYADEAPVVVATGKAFPFPVGLCEFIDLPKRVVAENGGVVLCETDPGDDPYGGGESDGVVHNGDRTAADAVAAAYREAGYDLGWGTPDLVNYWRETEVAVARDRPLDPLESLAAEHGLEVVDTGYAYHVKDPAVDKDTGLESAAAALGYEPSDFLAVGDSENDAEMFAVAGESYAVANADEHALAAADHVTDAGYADGFLEALDRATA, from the coding sequence ATGCGACCGCTCGCCGTCGATATCGACGGGACCCTCACCCGCCCGAAGCCCGACCGGGGCATCGACCCCCGCGTGTTCGACGCCCTGCGCGCCTACGCCGACGAGGCCCCCGTCGTCGTCGCCACGGGGAAGGCGTTCCCGTTCCCCGTCGGTCTCTGTGAGTTCATCGACCTCCCGAAGCGCGTCGTCGCGGAGAACGGCGGCGTCGTCCTCTGCGAGACGGACCCCGGCGACGACCCCTACGGCGGGGGCGAGTCCGACGGCGTCGTCCACAACGGGGACCGCACCGCCGCCGACGCCGTGGCCGCGGCCTACCGCGAGGCGGGCTACGACCTCGGGTGGGGGACGCCCGACCTCGTGAACTACTGGCGGGAGACGGAGGTGGCCGTCGCGCGCGACCGACCGCTCGACCCGCTCGAATCGCTCGCCGCCGAGCACGGCCTGGAGGTCGTCGACACCGGCTACGCCTACCACGTGAAGGACCCGGCGGTGGACAAGGACACCGGCCTCGAGAGCGCGGCCGCGGCGCTGGGATACGAGCCGTCGGACTTCCTCGCCGTCGGCGACAGCGAGAACGACGCGGAGATGTTCGCCGTCGCCGGGGAGTCGTACGCCGTCGCCAACGCCGACGAGCACGCGCTCGCGGCCGCGGACCACGTCACCGACGCGGGCTACGCCGACGGCTTCCTCGAAGCCCTCGACCGCGCGACCGCGTGA
- a CDS encoding J domain-containing protein translates to MDRSPLVVGLAGVFAGMTVLLVVLAAVFRDVVVLLVAVPFAGATYLFWQHASGRLRERIREQAAAASRAREADDRGGFGAGPRFGDARTRTGRQARAGERTRGGQRIDPNAPSGPSREEAYATLGLDPGADEASVREAYRERVKDTHPDRGGDEERFKEVTAAYERLTD, encoded by the coding sequence GTGGACCGCTCGCCGCTCGTCGTGGGGCTCGCCGGCGTGTTCGCGGGGATGACCGTGCTGCTCGTCGTCCTCGCGGCCGTCTTCAGGGACGTGGTCGTCCTGCTCGTGGCCGTCCCCTTCGCGGGCGCGACGTACCTGTTCTGGCAGCACGCCTCGGGCCGCCTGCGCGAACGCATCCGCGAGCAGGCGGCGGCCGCGAGCCGTGCGCGCGAGGCCGACGACCGCGGCGGCTTCGGCGCGGGGCCGCGGTTCGGCGACGCCCGCACCCGGACCGGCCGGCAGGCCCGCGCCGGCGAGCGCACCCGCGGCGGTCAGCGCATCGACCCGAACGCGCCGTCCGGCCCCTCCCGGGAGGAGGCGTACGCGACCCTCGGGCTCGACCCCGGCGCCGACGAGGCCTCGGTCAGGGAGGCCTACCGCGAGCGCGTGAAGGACACCCACCCGGACCGCGGCGGCGACGAGGAACGGTTCAAGGAGGTCACCGCGGCCTACGAGCGACTGACCGACTGA